A window from Ignavibacteriota bacterium encodes these proteins:
- a CDS encoding NAD(+)/NADH kinase gives MIVGITPNYQKKEILLFLKEFINKLSEANLDFAISNSVLKAQNELEINWENFSLYSDEELSKKCDVIISIGGDGTLLHTAFHARFTQTPIIGLNFGKLGFLTEYDSDRIDELISNIKKENLIIEKRNTLHGKCLSEEGETFYAINDIVIDRGKYPKMIEITIEIDNEHVSTFSADGIIIATPTGSTGYSLSTGGPIVNPQTHAITLSPISPHTLTMRPLVISSNQKVIIKAFSPFQNVQVICDGQRVSYLKPTAVLEITKSDFDLNLVHSSHKHYFEILRKKLYWGIDIRNTNN, from the coding sequence ATGATTGTTGGAATAACACCAAACTATCAGAAAAAAGAAATATTATTATTTCTTAAAGAATTTATAAATAAACTATCTGAAGCTAATTTAGATTTTGCAATAAGTAATTCTGTATTAAAAGCTCAAAATGAATTGGAAATTAATTGGGAAAATTTCTCATTATACAGTGATGAAGAATTATCGAAAAAATGTGATGTAATAATTTCAATCGGCGGCGATGGTACTTTACTGCACACAGCATTTCATGCAAGATTTACGCAAACTCCAATTATCGGATTAAACTTTGGCAAACTTGGATTTTTAACCGAATATGATTCAGATAGAATTGATGAATTAATTTCGAATATTAAAAAAGAAAATTTAATAATTGAAAAAAGAAATACACTTCACGGAAAATGTTTATCAGAAGAAGGTGAAACATTTTACGCAATAAATGATATTGTTATTGATCGTGGTAAATATCCCAAAATGATTGAAATAACAATTGAAATTGATAACGAACACGTAAGCACTTTTTCTGCAGATGGAATTATAATTGCAACTCCAACCGGTTCAACCGGATATTCTTTATCAACCGGCGGACCAATTGTAAATCCTCAAACTCATGCAATTACACTTAGTCCTATTTCTCCGCATACGTTAACAATGCGACCTTTAGTTATATCAAGCAATCAAAAAGTTATAATAAAAGCTTTTTCTCCGTTTCAAAATGTACAAGTAATTTGCGATGGGCAAAGAGTAAGTTATTTAAAACCAACAGCAGTTCTTGAAATTACAAAAAGTGATTTTGATTTAAATTTAGTACACAGTTCACATAAACATTATTTTGAAATTTTAAGAAAAAAACTATATTGGGGAATTGATATCAGAAATACAAATAATTAA
- a CDS encoding thioredoxin, with protein MKLILFFFITSSLFAQNYKLVEDVKSKKIMLIGISTREAFEDSNFAGWFNVEYKNYLVDTNLINNLKSEIVGKKIKIVLGTWCSDSRREVPRFFKILDSIGFCDDNLTIINVDRTKNGLTNETVDLNIEFVPTFIILEDDEEIGRIIETPNETLEKDLFEIID; from the coding sequence ATGAAATTAATTTTATTCTTTTTTATTACGTCATCATTATTTGCACAAAATTATAAATTGGTTGAAGATGTGAAATCAAAAAAAATAATGCTAATTGGAATTTCAACTCGTGAAGCATTTGAAGATTCAAATTTTGCAGGTTGGTTTAATGTGGAATATAAAAATTATCTAGTTGATACAAATTTAATTAATAATTTAAAATCTGAAATTGTTGGGAAAAAAATAAAAATCGTTTTAGGAACTTGGTGCAGCGATAGCAGAAGGGAAGTGCCACGATTCTTTAAAATCCTTGATTCTATTGGCTTTTGTGATGATAATTTAACTATCATAAATGTAGATAGAACTAAAAATGGATTAACAAATGAAACCGTAGATTTAAATATTGAATTTGTTCCAACATTTATTATTTTAGAAGATGATGAAGAAATTGGAAGAATAATTGAAACACCGAATGAAACTTTAGAAAAAGATTTATTTGAAATTATTGATTGA
- the recG gene encoding ATP-dependent DNA helicase RecG yields MQTKQISDSIQFLSGVGPKRSESFNLLGIKTIENLLFYFPSKYLDRTKILSAVKVSQLVVNGYDGEVTIVGKVIDSEFINYGKKQIFKVILKDNSGLFECVWFKGIKYFKTYFKVDEYYAISSKPVLTKYGNLQFTHPDFDKFSIDETNDFVNTGKVIPFYTIPKELKDKNIGDIGLRRIIKQAVDDYSDLISETLPENIISENNLMQLKYAVKNIHFPENLEKLDLAKNRFKYEELFFIETLVAIRKYKFISNIKGISFLIHADTIKKFLSNLPFELTKDQLKVLHEIKLDMTETKPMNRLLQGDVGSGKTIVAIISMLIAVSNNYQAVIMAPTEILAQQHFLTIMELLKNFNFRIELLIGGTKKSEKDNILESIKNGNCNIIIGTHALIEENVEFAKIGLVIIDEQHRFGVAHRGKLITKGISPDVLIMTATPIPRTLTMTLYGDLDLSIIEELPKNRIEIKTVLRGENSLPEIYNFVIDKHNEGYQSFIVFPLVEESEKMELKAAEVYYDKLRSSYLQKLKLGLLHGRMSWKEKDETMHRFKNKEFDVLISTTVIEVGIDIPDANIIIINDAERFGLSQLHQLRGRVGRGTKQAYCILVTKNDLSAKTKNFNFNFDYLSKAQIDFHKSKIRLNAMVKYSSGFELSEIDLKLRGPGDIFGKMQSGFPNLVFADLVADQQILIKAKNDAFNIVANDNSLKDPKHFMIKKKLKDYYSENLRYATIG; encoded by the coding sequence ATGCAAACCAAACAAATATCAGATTCAATTCAATTTCTTAGCGGAGTTGGTCCTAAAAGATCAGAATCTTTTAATCTGCTTGGAATAAAAACTATAGAAAATTTACTTTTTTATTTCCCCTCAAAATATTTAGACAGAACAAAAATTTTAAGTGCTGTTAAAGTTTCTCAATTAGTTGTGAATGGTTATGATGGTGAGGTTACAATTGTTGGAAAAGTTATTGATTCCGAATTTATAAATTATGGCAAGAAACAAATTTTCAAAGTTATTTTAAAAGACAATAGCGGATTGTTTGAATGTGTTTGGTTTAAAGGAATAAAATATTTTAAAACATATTTTAAAGTTGATGAATACTATGCTATTTCTTCAAAACCGGTTTTAACAAAATATGGAAATCTTCAATTCACGCATCCGGATTTTGATAAATTCAGCATTGACGAAACTAATGATTTTGTAAACACCGGAAAAGTAATTCCATTCTATACAATTCCAAAAGAATTAAAGGATAAAAATATTGGTGATATCGGATTAAGGCGAATTATTAAACAAGCAGTTGATGATTATTCAGATTTAATTTCAGAAACACTTCCGGAAAATATTATTTCCGAAAATAATTTAATGCAATTAAAATATGCGGTAAAAAATATTCATTTTCCAGAAAATCTAGAAAAACTCGATCTTGCTAAAAATAGATTTAAATATGAAGAATTGTTTTTCATCGAAACTTTGGTAGCAATTAGAAAATATAAATTCATTAGTAATATTAAGGGGATATCATTTTTAATTCATGCTGATACTATTAAAAAATTTTTAAGCAATCTTCCATTTGAATTAACAAAAGATCAGTTAAAAGTTTTGCATGAAATAAAACTTGATATGACAGAAACAAAACCAATGAATAGACTTCTTCAAGGTGATGTTGGAAGTGGAAAAACAATTGTTGCAATAATAAGTATGCTGATTGCAGTTAGTAATAATTATCAAGCTGTAATTATGGCACCAACGGAAATACTTGCTCAACAGCATTTTTTAACAATTATGGAATTATTGAAGAATTTTAATTTCCGAATTGAACTATTAATCGGTGGAACAAAAAAAAGTGAAAAGGATAATATTCTTGAATCAATAAAAAATGGAAACTGCAATATAATTATTGGAACTCATGCTTTAATTGAAGAAAATGTTGAATTTGCAAAAATTGGATTAGTTATTATTGACGAACAGCATCGTTTTGGAGTTGCACACCGCGGAAAGCTAATAACGAAAGGCATTTCACCGGATGTATTAATAATGACTGCAACTCCAATTCCGCGAACTTTAACAATGACGTTATATGGAGATTTGGATTTATCAATTATTGAAGAACTTCCAAAAAACAGAATTGAAATAAAAACTGTTTTGAGAGGTGAAAATAGTTTACCTGAAATTTATAATTTTGTAATTGATAAGCATAATGAAGGATATCAATCATTTATTGTATTTCCGTTAGTTGAAGAATCAGAGAAAATGGAATTAAAAGCCGCAGAAGTTTATTATGATAAATTAAGGTCTTCATATCTTCAAAAATTAAAATTAGGATTACTTCATGGAAGAATGAGTTGGAAAGAAAAAGACGAAACTATGCACAGATTTAAAAATAAAGAATTTGACGTGCTGATTTCTACAACGGTTATAGAAGTTGGAATTGATATTCCAGATGCAAATATTATTATTATAAATGATGCGGAAAGATTTGGACTTTCTCAACTTCATCAATTAAGAGGAAGAGTTGGTAGAGGTACAAAGCAAGCATATTGTATTTTAGTTACAAAAAATGATTTATCAGCAAAAACAAAAAACTTTAATTTTAATTTTGATTATTTGTCAAAAGCACAAATTGATTTCCACAAATCAAAAATTAGATTGAATGCAATGGTAAAATATTCAAGCGGATTTGAATTATCTGAGATTGATTTGAAACTTCGCGGACCTGGCGATATTTTTGGTAAAATGCAAAGCGGGTTCCCCAATTTAGTTTTTGCGGATTTAGTTGCTGATCAGCAAATTTTAATTAAAGCAAAAAATGATGCATTTAATATTGTTGCAAATGATAATAGTTTAAAAGATCCAAAACATTTTATGATTAAGAAAAAACTAAAAGATTATTATTCAGAAAATTTACGTTATGCAACAATTGGATAA